In the Bradyrhizobium guangzhouense genome, one interval contains:
- a CDS encoding low molecular weight phosphatase family protein has product MAGPPRARDPQSVLFACAMNSVRSPMAASLLQHMFPQGLYVKSAGARKGELDPFAVSVMAELGQDISSHKPQTFEELEDWEGLNFDLIITLSPEAHHKALELTRTLAADVEYWPTQDPTTMEGSRDQKLAAYREVCDQLLMRIRRRFAKVGAASG; this is encoded by the coding sequence ATGGCGGGTCCGCCACGCGCACGCGATCCGCAATCGGTGCTGTTTGCCTGCGCGATGAACAGCGTGCGCTCGCCGATGGCCGCGAGCCTGCTCCAGCACATGTTTCCGCAAGGCCTCTACGTGAAGTCTGCCGGCGCGAGAAAAGGCGAGCTCGATCCGTTCGCGGTATCCGTGATGGCCGAGCTCGGCCAGGATATCTCCAGCCACAAGCCGCAGACCTTCGAGGAGCTGGAGGATTGGGAGGGGCTCAATTTCGACCTCATCATCACGCTGTCGCCGGAGGCGCATCACAAGGCGCTGGAGCTGACCCGCACGCTCGCCGCCGATGTCGAATACTGGCCGACGCAGGATCCGACCACGATGGAGGGCAGCCGCGACCAGAAGCTCGCGGCCTACCGCGAGGTCTGCGACCAGCTCCTGATGCGGATCCGGCGACGGTTCGCGAAAGTAGGTGCTGCGAGCGGCTAG
- a CDS encoding Maf-like protein translates to MLGRPKFVLASGSPRRLSLLNQAGIDPDALRPADVDETPRRGELPRACANRLARAKADAALKSVQLDDELRGAFILSADTVVAVGRRILPKANLVDEAAQCLRLLSGRNHRVYTAICLVTPREAFRQRLVETRVRFKRLSEDDIQAYIGSGEWRGKAGGYAVQGIAGSFVVKMVGSYSNVVGLPLYETTTLLGGEGFPIRFGWLNATAV, encoded by the coding sequence ATGCTCGGCCGCCCCAAATTCGTACTTGCCTCCGGTTCGCCGCGGCGCCTGTCGCTGCTCAACCAGGCCGGCATCGACCCGGATGCGCTCCGGCCGGCCGATGTCGACGAGACGCCGCGGCGGGGCGAGCTGCCGCGCGCCTGCGCCAATCGCCTGGCAAGGGCCAAGGCCGATGCGGCGCTCAAATCCGTGCAGCTCGACGACGAGCTGCGCGGCGCCTTCATCCTGTCCGCCGACACCGTGGTGGCGGTCGGCCGCCGCATCCTGCCCAAGGCCAATCTGGTGGACGAAGCCGCGCAGTGCCTGCGGCTGCTGTCGGGCCGCAACCACCGCGTCTACACCGCGATCTGCCTGGTGACGCCGCGCGAGGCGTTCCGCCAGCGCCTGGTCGAGACCCGCGTCCGCTTCAAGCGCCTCTCGGAGGATGACATCCAGGCCTATATCGGCTCAGGCGAGTGGCGCGGCAAAGCCGGCGGCTATGCCGTGCAGGGCATCGCCGGCTCCTTCGTGGTGAAGATGGTGGGCTCCTACAGCAACGTGGTTGGCCTGCCGCTCTATGAGACCACGACGCTGCTCGGCGGCGAGGGCTTCCCGATCCGCTTCGGCTGGCTCAACGCCACCGCGGTCTGA
- the yacG gene encoding DNA gyrase inhibitor YacG produces the protein MDDQIKKPAGPLKTCPICGKPQAQATRPFCSSRCRDVDLNRWLKGSYVIPGRDDDGDDIE, from the coding sequence ATGGACGACCAAATCAAAAAGCCCGCCGGGCCCCTCAAAACCTGCCCGATCTGCGGCAAGCCGCAGGCGCAGGCCACCCGTCCGTTCTGTTCCTCGCGCTGCCGCGACGTCGATCTGAACCGCTGGCTGAAAGGCTCCTACGTTATCCCCGGCCGGGACGACGACGGGGACGACATAGAATAG
- a CDS encoding LysR family transcriptional regulator: protein MKHRDLSETNLLEPRLLRLFDALFSTGSVTKAAERLGQSQPTISIWLARLRRELDDPLFIRSAEGMLPTPRAEALIGTARQALEMLRRLAELRPEFDPETAKRRFVICMTDASHITLLPAILAHVRRVAPGIRIEAAQIGGDTPRMLQSGEADLALGYISDLDAGHFQQALFPQDWVCLANAKHVRIGDRITLKDFGREAHVLIRSGTGHQLLADALKAQQIVLDVALELPGFLGLPAIVGTTDLIATLPRHIGETLAHYYGLRVLECPLAITGFTVKQYWHARFHHDAASQWLRDVCGELFQQQDVRGLYRSGRPKKRRLRNLPS from the coding sequence ATGAAGCACCGGGACCTCTCCGAGACGAACCTGCTGGAGCCGCGCCTGCTCCGGCTGTTTGACGCGTTGTTCTCCACGGGCAGCGTCACCAAGGCAGCCGAGAGGCTCGGTCAAAGCCAGCCGACCATTTCGATCTGGCTGGCGCGCCTGCGAAGGGAGTTGGACGATCCGCTCTTCATCCGGTCGGCGGAAGGAATGCTGCCGACGCCGCGGGCCGAGGCTCTCATCGGCACGGCCCGGCAGGCGTTGGAGATGCTGCGACGTCTGGCCGAGCTTCGCCCAGAGTTCGATCCGGAGACTGCAAAGCGCCGCTTCGTCATCTGCATGACGGATGCGAGCCACATCACGCTGCTTCCGGCCATCCTCGCCCACGTTCGCCGCGTTGCGCCAGGCATCCGCATCGAAGCGGCGCAGATCGGCGGCGATACCCCGCGAATGCTGCAGTCTGGCGAGGCCGATCTGGCGCTCGGCTACATCTCGGACCTCGACGCTGGACACTTCCAACAGGCACTCTTTCCGCAGGATTGGGTCTGCCTGGCGAACGCAAAACATGTTCGGATCGGCGACCGCATCACGCTGAAGGATTTCGGGCGTGAGGCGCACGTCCTCATTCGCTCCGGCACCGGACATCAGTTGCTCGCCGACGCGCTGAAGGCGCAGCAGATCGTCCTCGATGTCGCGCTCGAGCTGCCGGGCTTCCTGGGGTTACCCGCAATCGTCGGGACGACCGACCTGATCGCCACCCTTCCAAGGCACATTGGCGAAACGCTCGCCCACTATTATGGACTGCGCGTGCTCGAATGCCCGCTGGCGATCACCGGGTTTACAGTGAAGCAATACTGGCATGCCCGCTTCCATCACGACGCGGCAAGCCAATGGCTGCGTGACGTGTGCGGTGAGCTGTTTCAACAGCAGGACGTGCGAGGTCTATATCGTTCCGGCCGGCCAAAGAAACGAAGGCTACGCAATTTGCCGTCGTAA
- a CDS encoding ketopantoate reductase family protein, with protein MRICFIGAGALGSTIGGTLARGGAEVWLVDPFRAHVEAINAGGLRMLEGGAETVVKVSACTSADQVGNVADLVIVLVKSYHTRDAIRAAAPIIGPQTVVMSLQNGLGHEDILSEVVGRDRVMAGKTYVGGVMLGPGHVRSGVVGKETIIGELDGRLTERAWRISETFNRAGVLTLLSDNILGTMWDKLFINVAGGGITAVTGLTYGGLYSLPILEDCALAAISEGIAVAQAAGVKISIADPRLAWTMASAGLPPEFKTSMLQSLQSGNPTEVDYIHGSVVRWGAKLNVPTPVNATLVALVKGLEYARGDYPGKA; from the coding sequence ATGAGGATCTGCTTTATCGGAGCGGGAGCCTTGGGCTCGACCATCGGCGGCACGCTGGCGCGCGGCGGTGCCGAGGTCTGGCTGGTCGATCCGTTTCGAGCTCATGTCGAAGCGATCAATGCCGGTGGTCTACGGATGCTCGAAGGTGGTGCCGAGACCGTCGTGAAGGTCTCTGCCTGCACCTCCGCGGACCAGGTCGGCAATGTGGCGGACCTCGTCATTGTCCTCGTCAAATCCTACCACACGCGGGATGCGATCCGGGCGGCGGCGCCGATCATCGGACCGCAGACGGTCGTGATGTCGCTGCAAAACGGCCTTGGCCACGAAGACATCCTTTCGGAGGTAGTCGGTCGTGACAGGGTCATGGCAGGCAAGACCTATGTTGGCGGCGTGATGCTCGGACCCGGTCATGTTCGCTCCGGGGTCGTCGGCAAGGAAACCATCATCGGCGAGCTCGATGGACGCTTGACGGAGCGTGCATGGCGGATTTCCGAGACGTTCAATCGTGCTGGCGTTCTCACGCTGCTGAGCGACAACATCCTGGGCACGATGTGGGACAAGCTCTTCATCAACGTTGCCGGCGGCGGAATCACCGCCGTTACCGGCCTGACTTATGGCGGTCTCTATTCGCTGCCGATCCTGGAAGATTGCGCGCTGGCGGCAATCTCGGAAGGCATCGCGGTGGCGCAAGCTGCCGGCGTGAAGATTTCGATTGCCGATCCGCGCCTTGCCTGGACGATGGCGTCTGCCGGACTGCCGCCCGAGTTCAAGACGTCGATGTTGCAGAGCTTGCAGTCCGGCAATCCGACAGAGGTCGATTACATTCACGGCTCCGTCGTGCGTTGGGGCGCCAAGCTCAACGTGCCGACCCCCGTCAACGCGACCCTCGTCGCGTTGGTCAAAGGGCTCGAATACGCCCGCGGCGATTATCCGGGAAAGGCCTGA
- a CDS encoding VOC family protein, whose translation MSLPRAYVEHVAIRVPDVDRHVGFFREVLGLAIRDEQPAEGARPRQVWVLGSVQLIEDSHFVGPEGRLAHLGIMVDDYEGVLARAAAWGAKALPAGPNWLELPGGLNVEILPASAGAVEAALAINPRA comes from the coding sequence ATGTCGTTGCCCCGCGCTTATGTCGAACACGTCGCGATCCGCGTGCCGGATGTCGATCGTCACGTCGGCTTCTTTCGTGAGGTGCTCGGTCTTGCCATTCGCGACGAGCAGCCCGCCGAAGGTGCGCGCCCGCGTCAGGTATGGGTGCTCGGAAGCGTGCAACTCATCGAGGATTCGCATTTCGTCGGACCGGAGGGACGCCTCGCCCATCTCGGCATCATGGTCGACGACTACGAAGGCGTCCTCGCCCGCGCCGCCGCCTGGGGCGCCAAGGCGCTGCCTGCGGGGCCGAACTGGCTCGAGCTGCCGGGCGGCCTCAACGTCGAAATCCTGCCAGCGAGCGCAGGCGCCGTGGAAGCCGCCCTGGCGATCAATCCCCGTGCCTAG
- a CDS encoding MaoC family dehydratase yields MTDERYWDDAKVGDECVTPAVTVTEAMVNAYAELTGDFTPVHVDEEYAKTTPFGTRVAHGLFGLSLADGLKTRADYRFLPGMSLGWSWDFKLPIKLGDTVHVKFRVGSMRTTKRDGWGIVVLPSELINQRGEVVQLGEHRLMIPMRPKTNAAGEQA; encoded by the coding sequence ATGACCGACGAACGCTACTGGGACGATGCCAAGGTCGGTGACGAATGCGTCACCCCCGCAGTGACGGTCACGGAAGCGATGGTGAATGCCTATGCCGAACTGACGGGTGATTTTACGCCCGTTCACGTCGACGAGGAATACGCCAAGACCACTCCCTTCGGCACGCGCGTCGCGCACGGGCTGTTTGGACTGTCGCTGGCCGACGGTTTGAAGACCCGCGCCGACTATCGCTTCCTTCCGGGAATGTCGCTGGGCTGGTCGTGGGATTTCAAGCTGCCGATCAAGCTCGGCGACACCGTGCATGTGAAGTTCCGCGTCGGCTCGATGCGCACGACGAAGCGTGACGGGTGGGGCATCGTGGTGCTGCCCTCGGAGCTGATCAATCAGCGCGGCGAAGTGGTGCAGCTCGGCGAGCACCGGCTGATGATTCCGATGCGCCCGAAGACCAACGCGGCAGGAGAGCAGGCATGA
- a CDS encoding CaiB/BaiF CoA transferase family protein: MTAQDLPLKGIRVIDYSHFLAGPFMGRCLAAMGAEVIKVERPKAGDAGRAHGYFKGGQSGYFLQQNMGKQGLCIDLRDKRGLDLMMKLVDTADVFIENYRPGALERLGLGYKALSARNPKLIYCSVSAYGHTGPYADRPGFGLIAEAMSGALAQLGNPGEAPPLLRMPLADMYTGIHGVAAINAALVGRGSSGRGQHVDLALYDCMVSMHDYAVQRYFLSGGTDLPKQTGSGQPDSTVYGIFPAKDGNLVIAAQVDDAWRRLASLIGGNALSSDERFATPAVRNAHYAEAMEIVRNWTLSQPSRDACLAALEEAGVPSAPVQSIEEVVKDPQVKARGMLVEQEHPVLGKVTLPNLPFRFSDCDTTVQTPAPLLGQDNRRIAESLGLSAELVEAMVRDGVLYNEAAVRE, encoded by the coding sequence ATGACTGCACAGGATCTGCCGCTCAAAGGCATTCGCGTCATCGACTACAGCCATTTCCTGGCAGGCCCATTCATGGGCCGTTGTCTCGCCGCGATGGGCGCGGAAGTCATCAAGGTGGAGCGTCCGAAAGCCGGCGATGCGGGCCGCGCCCACGGCTATTTCAAGGGCGGACAATCCGGCTACTTCCTGCAGCAGAACATGGGAAAGCAGGGCCTGTGTATCGATCTGCGCGACAAGCGTGGCCTCGACCTGATGATGAAGCTGGTCGACACAGCCGACGTATTCATCGAGAACTACCGTCCCGGCGCGCTCGAGCGCCTCGGGCTCGGTTACAAGGCGCTGTCGGCGCGGAATCCCAAACTGATCTACTGCTCGGTCTCCGCCTATGGCCATACCGGTCCCTATGCCGATCGTCCGGGTTTTGGCCTGATCGCGGAGGCGATGTCGGGCGCGCTGGCGCAACTGGGCAATCCCGGCGAAGCGCCGCCGCTGCTGCGGATGCCCTTGGCCGATATGTATACCGGCATTCATGGCGTTGCGGCCATCAATGCGGCTCTCGTTGGCCGCGGATCGTCCGGGCGCGGCCAGCATGTCGATCTGGCGCTGTACGATTGCATGGTCTCGATGCACGACTATGCGGTGCAGCGCTACTTCCTCTCCGGCGGTACCGACCTGCCGAAGCAGACCGGCAGCGGTCAGCCGGACTCGACCGTCTACGGCATCTTTCCGGCCAAGGACGGCAATCTTGTCATCGCTGCGCAAGTCGATGATGCGTGGCGCCGACTGGCGAGCCTGATCGGTGGCAACGCGTTGTCATCCGACGAACGCTTTGCCACGCCGGCCGTGCGCAACGCTCACTATGCCGAAGCGATGGAGATCGTGCGCAACTGGACGCTGTCGCAGCCATCACGGGATGCCTGTCTTGCAGCGCTGGAGGAGGCGGGTGTGCCGTCCGCTCCCGTGCAAAGCATCGAAGAGGTCGTAAAGGATCCGCAGGTTAAGGCGCGCGGCATGCTGGTCGAACAGGAGCATCCGGTCCTCGGCAAGGTGACGCTGCCGAACCTGCCGTTCCGCTTCTCCGATTGCGATACCACCGTGCAAACCCCAGCGCCGCTGCTCGGCCAGGACAATCGCCGCATTGCAGAGTCGCTGGGACTTTCGGCCGAGCTCGTCGAGGCGATGGTGCGCGACGGCGTCCTCTACAACGAAGCCGCGGTGCGGGAGTGA
- the aroE gene encoding shikimate dehydrogenase, whose product MSDRYAVIGNPIGFSKSPLIHGTFARMTGEDVFYEAIEAPLGGFDARVDQFRTEGAKGLNITAPFKLDAFAYANELSERADRAGAVNCLKFQGDRIIGENFDGIGLVRDITVNLGVKMAGRRVLMLGAGGAARGALLPLLRQEPSELVLVNRTLSKAVALAEEFAGCGPLIVSGYAELADLAEGYDVVVNATSASLRGEMPPLPGNVFRGAELAYELAYGKGLTPFLQAARAEGVAKLADGVGMLVEQAAEAFAWWRGVRPSTAQVIAELTIPLS is encoded by the coding sequence ATGAGCGATCGTTATGCGGTGATCGGCAATCCGATCGGCTTCAGCAAATCACCCCTCATCCATGGCACTTTCGCCAGAATGACAGGAGAGGACGTCTTCTATGAGGCGATCGAGGCCCCACTCGGTGGCTTCGACGCACGAGTTGACCAATTCCGGACGGAGGGTGCCAAGGGGCTCAACATCACCGCGCCGTTCAAGCTCGACGCCTTCGCCTATGCAAATGAGCTTTCCGAGCGCGCCGACCGAGCTGGCGCCGTAAACTGCCTGAAGTTCCAGGGCGATCGGATCATTGGCGAGAATTTCGACGGGATCGGCCTGGTGCGTGACATCACCGTCAATCTCGGCGTCAAAATGGCCGGACGTCGCGTCCTGATGCTCGGTGCCGGCGGCGCGGCGCGTGGCGCGCTGCTGCCGCTCCTGCGCCAGGAGCCGTCCGAGCTGGTTCTCGTCAACCGAACGCTGTCGAAAGCGGTCGCATTGGCCGAAGAGTTTGCCGGCTGTGGCCCGCTGATCGTCAGTGGCTACGCTGAGCTCGCCGACCTCGCCGAAGGCTACGACGTCGTGGTCAACGCAACCTCGGCCAGCCTGCGCGGTGAGATGCCGCCGCTTCCAGGCAATGTCTTCCGCGGTGCGGAGCTGGCGTACGAACTCGCCTACGGCAAGGGATTAACTCCCTTTCTGCAAGCGGCCCGCGCCGAAGGCGTAGCCAAGCTCGCCGACGGCGTCGGCATGCTGGTCGAGCAGGCGGCGGAAGCTTTTGCCTGGTGGCGCGGCGTTCGACCGAGCACGGCTCAGGTCATCGCCGAACTGACCATCCCCCTGAGCTGA
- a CDS encoding shikimate dehydrogenase → MHSKPSFLVGLIGSGIAASRTPPMHEAAADAAGIRYLYKKIDLTELKLGAEALPDLLTAAKRMGFDGLNITHPCKQAILPLLDELSPDAEALGAVNTVVIRNGRMTGHNTDWFGFAENFRRNMQGAPLGRVVQFGAGGAGAAVAFALLKLGVQELIIIDVDLAKAQSVVDGLSSRFEKGRIKVGQDVVTVAAAADGIVNATPIGMDKYPGTPLPTALLRPDLWVAEIVYFPLETALLRAARALGCRTVDGGGMAIFQGTEAFRLFTGISPDPDVFIATFASLGG, encoded by the coding sequence ATGCATTCCAAACCCAGCTTCCTCGTCGGTCTGATCGGCAGCGGCATCGCTGCGTCCCGCACCCCGCCCATGCACGAAGCGGCGGCTGACGCAGCGGGCATCCGGTATCTCTACAAGAAAATCGATCTGACTGAGTTGAAGCTTGGTGCCGAAGCGCTCCCGGACCTGCTCACGGCGGCAAAGCGGATGGGCTTTGACGGGCTGAACATCACCCACCCCTGCAAGCAGGCGATCCTTCCACTGCTGGATGAGCTTTCGCCTGACGCAGAGGCGCTTGGTGCGGTGAACACAGTTGTCATCAGGAATGGCCGAATGACCGGCCACAACACCGACTGGTTCGGCTTCGCCGAGAATTTTCGCCGCAACATGCAGGGTGCGCCGCTCGGCCGCGTGGTCCAATTCGGCGCGGGCGGAGCGGGCGCGGCGGTTGCGTTCGCGCTGCTGAAGCTTGGCGTGCAGGAGCTGATCATCATCGACGTGGATTTGGCCAAGGCGCAAAGCGTGGTCGATGGATTGTCCTCTCGATTCGAAAAGGGGCGCATAAAAGTCGGCCAGGATGTCGTCACGGTCGCGGCTGCGGCAGACGGAATTGTCAACGCGACGCCGATCGGCATGGACAAATATCCGGGCACGCCGCTGCCGACGGCCTTGCTGCGTCCCGATCTGTGGGTCGCCGAGATCGTCTATTTCCCGCTCGAAACCGCGCTGCTGCGTGCGGCGCGTGCCCTCGGTTGCCGCACCGTCGATGGCGGAGGCATGGCGATCTTTCAGGGCACCGAAGCATTTCGCCTGTTCACGGGCATCTCACCTGATCCGGACGTCTTCATCGCCACTTTTGCCTCCCTGGGAGGGTGA
- a CDS encoding amino acid ABC transporter permease, translating into MGYTLDFSVVWHAMPALLWGCVGTLGLALAGMTLAMAIGVAGVAARDSRAAWLRALVIGFVELVRNTPFLVQIFFLFFALPLVGLKLNPTATAIIALGVNGGAYAIEIIRGGVQSIHKGQVEAGYALGLHKGQVFRFIVLKPALRAIYPSLTGQFIMLTLTSSICSAVSAYELTSVAQRIESDTFRSFEVYFSVTFLYLAISWLLMLGFAVISHRFFSYPTR; encoded by the coding sequence ATGGGCTACACGCTCGATTTCTCGGTCGTTTGGCATGCCATGCCCGCGCTGCTGTGGGGATGCGTGGGTACGTTGGGCCTGGCGCTGGCCGGCATGACGCTCGCGATGGCGATCGGTGTCGCCGGCGTCGCGGCACGCGATTCGAGGGCGGCATGGTTACGGGCTCTCGTCATCGGCTTCGTCGAGCTCGTGCGCAATACACCCTTCCTGGTGCAGATCTTCTTTCTGTTCTTCGCCCTGCCGCTCGTCGGATTGAAGCTCAATCCGACCGCCACCGCCATTATCGCGCTCGGTGTCAATGGCGGCGCCTACGCCATCGAGATCATCCGTGGCGGGGTGCAATCCATTCACAAGGGACAGGTGGAAGCGGGCTACGCGCTCGGCCTGCACAAAGGACAGGTATTCCGGTTCATCGTGCTCAAGCCCGCGCTTCGCGCGATCTATCCCTCGCTCACCGGTCAGTTCATCATGCTGACGCTGACCTCGTCGATTTGTTCGGCCGTGTCGGCCTACGAATTGACGTCGGTTGCTCAGCGCATCGAAAGCGACACATTCCGTAGCTTCGAGGTCTATTTCTCCGTCACCTTCCTCTATCTCGCGATTTCCTGGCTGCTGATGCTGGGCTTTGCGGTCATATCTCACCGCTTCTTCTCATATCCGACACGCTGA
- a CDS encoding amino acid ABC transporter permease → MTPHFGLPEFGFLLRGLQWTVLLTLVAFAGGCTAGLAVALLRTCGHKGVEWITRIYIGIFQGTPLLLQLFVVYYGLALTGLKLDAFVAVAIGFTVNASAFLGEIWRGAIQAVPRGQTEAAMALGLHYSSRMRDIVLPQAIRISLPATIGYLVQLIKGTSLAAIVGFIELARAGQIVSNQTFQPLLVFGVVGAMYFILCWPLSWWGSRMEARLALASQR, encoded by the coding sequence ATGACACCGCATTTTGGCCTTCCCGAGTTCGGTTTCCTGCTGCGCGGGCTGCAATGGACCGTGCTGCTGACGCTGGTTGCATTCGCAGGCGGCTGCACGGCGGGGCTCGCCGTCGCATTGCTGCGCACCTGTGGTCACAAGGGCGTGGAATGGATCACCCGCATCTACATCGGGATTTTCCAGGGCACGCCGCTGCTGCTGCAGCTTTTCGTGGTGTATTACGGATTGGCGCTCACCGGGCTGAAGCTCGATGCCTTCGTGGCGGTGGCGATCGGCTTCACGGTGAATGCCTCCGCCTTTCTCGGCGAGATCTGGCGCGGCGCGATCCAGGCCGTGCCGCGCGGGCAGACCGAGGCGGCGATGGCGCTTGGACTGCACTATTCGTCGCGCATGCGCGACATCGTGCTGCCGCAGGCAATTCGCATCTCGCTGCCCGCGACCATCGGCTATCTCGTGCAGCTCATCAAGGGCACGTCGCTCGCCGCCATCGTCGGCTTCATCGAACTCGCTCGCGCCGGTCAAATCGTATCGAACCAAACCTTCCAGCCGTTGCTCGTCTTCGGCGTGGTCGGCGCGATGTATTTCATCCTCTGCTGGCCACTGTCGTGGTGGGGCAGTCGGATGGAGGCCAGGCTTGCCCTGGCCAGTCAAAGGTAG
- a CDS encoding transporter substrate-binding domain-containing protein — protein sequence MLFSPNRRQFGVVLTALAAIAIAGKSQAGTLDDVKKKGVVVIGIQGDNPPWGYVDSSGKQDGIDADMGRAFADYLGVKAEFVPLAVANRIPALTTGRVDILFATMAMLPERAKAVQYSKPYVANEITLVAAQATPITSNADMGKYVIGVPRSSTQDTQVTNSAPSGTEIRRFDDDAATIQALLSGQVQAVGANSFYPQRLNAAKPELGFEPKLHFMALYNGACTRLGEKEWNETANKFIDQIKSNGKLAGFYAKWMKAPVPIFPDSVPGVPFTVQ from the coding sequence ATGTTGTTTTCACCCAATCGTCGCCAGTTCGGGGTCGTGTTAACGGCGTTGGCGGCCATCGCCATCGCAGGCAAATCGCAGGCCGGCACGTTGGACGACGTGAAGAAAAAGGGCGTCGTCGTCATCGGCATTCAGGGCGACAATCCTCCCTGGGGTTATGTCGACAGCTCGGGAAAGCAGGATGGCATCGATGCCGACATGGGGCGTGCCTTCGCCGACTATCTCGGCGTGAAGGCCGAGTTCGTTCCGCTGGCGGTGGCCAATCGTATTCCGGCGCTGACCACAGGTCGCGTGGACATTCTGTTCGCGACCATGGCCATGCTGCCCGAGCGCGCGAAGGCGGTGCAGTATTCCAAGCCCTACGTTGCCAATGAGATTACGCTGGTTGCAGCCCAGGCAACGCCGATCACCAGCAATGCCGATATGGGCAAGTACGTCATCGGCGTTCCCCGGTCCTCCACGCAAGACACCCAGGTCACCAACAGCGCTCCGTCAGGTACCGAAATCCGCCGGTTTGATGATGATGCGGCCACGATCCAGGCGCTGCTCTCGGGTCAGGTGCAGGCCGTCGGCGCCAACAGCTTCTACCCGCAGCGTCTGAATGCCGCAAAGCCCGAACTTGGGTTCGAGCCCAAGCTTCACTTCATGGCTCTGTACAACGGCGCCTGCACGCGCCTCGGAGAGAAGGAGTGGAACGAGACGGCCAACAAGTTCATCGACCAGATCAAGTCGAATGGCAAGCTGGCCGGCTTCTACGCCAAATGGATGAAGGCCCCCGTGCCCATCTTCCCGGACTCGGTCCCCGGCGTTCCCTTCACCGTTCAGTAG
- a CDS encoding amino acid ABC transporter ATP-binding protein, translating into MQDNILIEMKGVQKWYGGYQALRDVDLTVRKGEKIVLCGPSGSGKSTLIRCINRLEAIQQGSIVVNGHRLDDSIKAIDVVRQDVGMVFQSFNLFPHMTVLQNCMLAPIRARRIGKAEAEAIARKYLERVRIGDQAEKYPAQLSGGQQQRVAIARALCMQPKVMLFDEPTSALDPEMVKEVLDTMIGLANDGMTMICVTHEMGFARQVADRVIFMAEGQIIEEGAPDAFFRNPQHARTRQFLGEILAHH; encoded by the coding sequence ATGCAGGACAATATCCTGATCGAAATGAAGGGCGTGCAGAAGTGGTACGGCGGGTACCAGGCGCTCCGCGACGTCGATCTCACCGTTCGCAAGGGCGAGAAGATCGTGCTCTGCGGTCCGTCCGGATCGGGCAAATCGACGCTGATCCGCTGTATCAACCGCCTCGAGGCGATCCAGCAGGGCAGCATCGTGGTGAACGGTCATCGGTTGGACGACAGCATCAAAGCAATTGATGTGGTACGTCAGGACGTCGGCATGGTCTTTCAGAGCTTCAACCTTTTTCCGCATATGACGGTCTTGCAGAACTGCATGCTCGCGCCCATTCGCGCGCGCCGCATCGGCAAGGCCGAGGCGGAAGCGATCGCGCGAAAATACCTCGAGCGCGTGCGCATCGGAGATCAGGCCGAGAAGTATCCGGCTCAGCTTTCGGGCGGCCAGCAGCAGCGCGTCGCGATCGCGCGAGCGCTCTGCATGCAGCCCAAGGTCATGCTGTTTGATGAGCCGACCTCTGCCCTTGATCCTGAAATGGTGAAGGAGGTGCTCGATACGATGATCGGCCTCGCCAACGACGGCATGACCATGATTTGCGTCACCCACGAGATGGGCTTTGCCCGCCAGGTCGCTGATCGCGTCATCTTCATGGCCGAAGGGCAGATCATCGAAGAAGGCGCGCCCGACGCTTTCTTCCGCAATCCCCAACACGCCCGCACCAGGCAGTTCCTTGGCGAAATCCTCGCCCATCACTGA
- the aroQ gene encoding type II 3-dehydroquinate dehydratase has protein sequence MSRLVYVLNGPNLNLLGKRQPHIYGHETLADVERDCRALAGELGLEIRFHQSNREYELIDWIHEARETAAGIVMNPAAFTHTSVAILDALNTFEGTVIEVHISNVHKREEFRHHSFVSKRADGVIAGFGTQGYLLGLRRVAKLLDEKKG, from the coding sequence ATGAGTCGCCTTGTTTACGTCCTCAACGGCCCAAATCTCAATTTGCTCGGCAAACGCCAGCCCCACATCTATGGCCACGAGACGCTTGCGGACGTGGAGCGGGATTGTAGGGCGTTGGCCGGGGAACTCGGGCTGGAGATTCGCTTTCACCAGTCGAACAGGGAATACGAGCTGATCGATTGGATCCACGAGGCGCGCGAGACAGCTGCGGGGATCGTGATGAATCCCGCGGCCTTCACCCATACGTCAGTCGCCATCCTGGACGCTCTGAACACGTTCGAGGGGACGGTGATCGAGGTACACATTTCCAATGTGCACAAGCGCGAGGAATTCCGCCACCACTCGTTTGTCTCCAAACGGGCTGATGGAGTCATCGCGGGCTTCGGTACGCAAGGTTATCTGCTCGGCTTGCGTCGCGTGGCCAAACTGCTTGACGAGAAGAAGGGATAG